In the genome of Channa argus isolate prfri chromosome 8, Channa argus male v1.0, whole genome shotgun sequence, the window AGCAGGGAGTGCGTTTATGTGTGTTATAAGCCAGAATGCTTTTTGGTTCTGTACCGTTAACCTCAAACACATGTGCAAGCtgtttgtacagtacataacaATGCTAAGATGAACTGAGAAACATAGTTTGCTTTCCAAAACCAATAAAAGTTATAACTGGATCCTCTATTTGGAGTTTTCTTTGTCTAAGCAGTAGTCTGGAGGGatcatttttgctttgttttagaTGTGCATTGAATATTTTCCACGACATATAGTGTAGACATACATGTGCCCCAaaaatttatttcagctttCTTTGGTATATTTGACTTTTGTCTCCACATCTGGATTCCTACAGTACTTAATGTAGATCGTTAACTGCCCTTAGGATGAACTGGAACGACGTTGTGGCTCCTATAACTGTAAATCTATCAACATTATCAACTCAATTTggttcttttgcttttcttttgttgtaggcaaactaaatttaaaactaATGATATGCTGTAGTTTGACAGCCGTAACTACACCTTGTGCTTGGTTTTAGTAAAAATTGAGCTCAGAGTACAACTGTGCCTTGGAGTCATTTTACACAGGGGCTAACAACACTGCAGCCTTCATCCTGTTGTAGTTATATGGGGGGTTGAGGTAGGACAGAAAGTgagggaagagaggaaaatCACATACACTGAAGAGGACTTGCCAAATGGGACAGTCCTTGTTCAGTGGTCCCCAACTCTTAATGCCTCctgatcatttttattcttaagGACTTTAAGAGTTAAGATTTTTCCGTACTTTGCAGAAAAGCAGCAACGATTAGGAAACAAAAATCCTAAGCGACCATTTGGATTTATCTTTTGACCATTTGTGGGGGTCCACTCCCTAAGCTGAAAAAACCTGTCCTTAGTCACCAGCgtgcttctttttttatgatatggtgctattattattatatgggTATTCATTATAAAGATATTAACTAAAAACAGTGTCCAATGTTCAGTGTCCAGGAttgtaattaaagaaaattCTCACAGCACTTACGCCCTGTGCACGaacatttattcaacaaataAGGGAAAACGATACATCACAGTAGAGATATGCATTTAACAAACCCGCAACCAACACCTTTTGTTTCTTGATTCTTATTGACTGATTTTtatgtataattattatatttgtatgGTTGTACATGTGTTTCAGCTTAGGTACAGAAATATGTTCACAGATGCTCAGGTGGtccacattcacatctacaaaCCCTACAAGTTAtttcaaaactaacaaaaaatatcaaacacaaacaaaaataaacagttgtGGGTTTGAACATtattatacatacagtaaaacaatcatgttgtttttaatgtcgGAGTTGCGATTTAGATTTGGAATTACGGCAAAATGGGTGAAAACCGAGTCATTgtgaggatgaggaagaagacGAAAGGAGATGGCCCTCAGCAGAGGAAGGTGAGGTCGCTCTTCCTGCAGCCCACCTGGCAGCACACAGTGGTCAGTATGTTATTAATGTCTCGTCTGGTCAACTGGGAGcccaggctgctgctgctgctgctgctgctgctgctgaggttCTCCAAGCTGCCTTGCTCCCCTGTGGACACTCCTGGAACAGTATAAcccacaaaatacaaaaaaaagcaccatttagacagaaaacatttaactttgttttaatttggtcCTATAACCAGATCCCTTCACACTTTTCTCTCTAGTAATTTTATCACAGTTGCATCCACTAGTGGGATGAATAACTGTGGGAAATTACGGTCCGTGTTCCCAATATAAGGACAGTTTAACTGAGTCTGTTGCTATTTGTCTGCTATTTTCAGAAACCTTAGCGAGCATGCAATCTGTGGGATTCACTTTATCAGAAAATTTGCTACAATACTTTAGTGTCTCCTCATTATTATCAGAGGAGGGTTCAGTGTGGACAATCagtgttaaaacacacagaactcTATTTCAAATTCAACAAAGGGTCAACAAACATACCAATTACACTATGTCAATGttaacatttcacattaaagCTTCAGTTAAgataatgaggaaaaaaaaaaagcaaacaaattagCCTGTGCACATAATCCTTTGGTGTACAGAACATCTACTACATAACAACTTTTAAGAATAGATTTCCACAGAAACAGTTTTGTGTACGTGTGTAATAACATCAACCTCTGTAACTAAAACATCGGGATTCACCATTTTTATCACAATGAACAAAACAGTTGTCTCACCATCTACATCTGACTCGGTGAGGAATCTCCTCCAGCGGGAGCCTCCGCAGGTGTAAACGACGGCCCTCAGGAACTCTCGACCACACAGCTTCACCGCCTGCACGTCTGCTCTcacctgctgcacacacaccactgcACACATGAGCAAAGGCAAAACCACCAGAGCCCGCATGTTGAAGACttcactgtgtgtatatgtatctgTTTGTTGCTCTTGGCCTAAGCTCTTCTCTTCGTCTTCTTTGTTGTTCTCTCTGCTGTGTAACTATCTTGCTGGCTGAGTTTCTTTTAGAGTCTTGTGTAGACGGCAGCAGTGGATGATCCagtgctttcttcttctttcattaTATACCATCCATCTTT includes:
- the insl5a gene encoding insulin-like 5a — encoded protein: MRALVVLPLLMCAVVCVQQVRADVQAVKLCGREFLRAVVYTCGGSRWRRFLTESDVDGVSTGEQGSLENLSSSSSSSSSSLGSQLTRRDINNILTTVCCQVGCRKSDLTFLC